Proteins from one uncultured Anaeromusa sp. genomic window:
- a CDS encoding response regulator produces MARVMIVDDALMMRKTLRRMLEKIDCEIVEEAASGEQALVKYAQCCPDLVTMDLTMPGMGGLEAIRQLKAQEPAANILVISALGQKHAVFEALQLGAKNYIVKPINEENLQSVVRLLLSETTKEAAHG; encoded by the coding sequence ATGGCCAGAGTGATGATTGTGGACGACGCCCTGATGATGCGTAAAACCTTACGGAGGATGTTGGAGAAGATTGACTGTGAAATCGTAGAGGAGGCCGCCAGCGGCGAGCAAGCGTTGGTAAAGTATGCGCAATGTTGTCCGGATTTGGTGACCATGGACTTGACCATGCCGGGTATGGGAGGCTTGGAAGCCATTCGGCAGCTAAAAGCGCAGGAGCCTGCGGCTAATATTCTCGTCATCAGCGCGCTGGGGCAAAAGCATGCGGTGTTTGAAGCATTGCAGCTGGGAGCAAAAAACTATATCGTCAAACCGATCAATGAAGAAAACCTGCAGTCGGTGGTGCGCCTGCTGTTAAGTGAAACTACAAAAGAGGCGGCTCATGGTTAG
- a CDS encoding LysR family transcriptional regulator, with protein sequence MELRHLRYFLAVAEELHFSHAAQRLQIAQPPLSRQIQDLEEELGVTLFYRQKRKISLTPAGVLFQEKARHILDEVDDACHLAQKAHRGELGRLAIGFAGIATFSVMPRLIPAYQALYPSMELSLVQLGTSEQLRDIESGKLHLGLLCLPIDAPDVCCHIVNQEPYMIALPASHPLAFQPGPLALRDLSQENFIMTSRSVGKGYFDLTLRQCHQAGFSPTITQEVHELQTTVTFVAAGMGVALVPEGMGHSQARGVRFRPLFHAEPVLHTALAWLKTNTSPELQHFVSLAKKLFPAEHR encoded by the coding sequence ATGGAGTTACGTCATTTGCGCTACTTTTTAGCTGTCGCGGAAGAACTTCATTTCAGTCATGCCGCCCAGCGCCTGCAAATCGCCCAGCCGCCTTTAAGCCGACAAATTCAAGATTTAGAAGAAGAACTCGGTGTTACGCTTTTCTACCGGCAAAAACGAAAAATCTCTTTGACCCCCGCCGGCGTCTTATTTCAGGAAAAAGCGCGCCATATTCTCGACGAAGTAGATGACGCATGCCATCTAGCGCAAAAAGCGCACCGCGGCGAACTGGGGCGCTTAGCCATCGGATTTGCTGGCATTGCTACCTTTTCCGTCATGCCTCGCTTGATTCCCGCTTATCAAGCTCTTTATCCTTCCATGGAGCTTTCCTTAGTGCAATTAGGAACCAGCGAACAACTGCGAGATATCGAAAGCGGCAAACTCCATCTGGGTCTTTTATGCCTGCCCATTGACGCTCCCGACGTATGCTGCCATATTGTCAACCAAGAACCGTACATGATCGCCCTTCCCGCTAGTCATCCCCTGGCTTTTCAGCCAGGCCCCCTGGCGTTGCGTGATCTGTCTCAAGAGAATTTTATTATGACGTCCCGCTCCGTAGGCAAAGGCTACTTTGACTTAACCCTGCGGCAGTGCCACCAAGCCGGCTTCAGCCCCACAATCACCCAGGAAGTACACGAACTGCAAACCACCGTTACTTTTGTCGCCGCCGGCATGGGCGTGGCGCTCGTCCCCGAAGGCATGGGCCACAGTCAAGCTCGCGGCGTCCGTTTCCGCCCGCTATTTCATGCAGAGCCGGTTCTGCACACCGCCCTCGCCTGGCTAAAAACGAACACCTCCCCCGAACTGCAGCATTTCGTTTCACTAGCTAAAAAGTTATTTCCCGCCGAGCATCGGTAA
- a CDS encoding amidohydrolase family protein, which translates to MKHEYLLQNVQLVDVVAGEVGEKSVLHVRDGVIEGVYSSGETLPQVAKSMDGQGRYALPGLIDLHVHLVWDGSPSPLTTMRDEGVYQALGRGIANAQASLAQGVTTVRDVGSVDNVAVDIMALVDRGVLLGPTVVAAGSIIQPTGGHVPELGHIADSPDELVKAVRTMKARGAAVIKVASTGGAYGPEEIGPSLYSKKDLEIIVREAHRLGMKVASHSLGKIGIENAVCAGVDTIEHGADITDEVLQLMKRQGTFLVPTLAVYKKLAESSGEIPEEYVEKSRTVTAWHQDTFRRAMDLGVGIALGTDAGSPNFGPHPSVFVEMQAMELYGMKAPDILRCATCAAARALGREAAVGSLEAGKQADILLVKENPLQKLAALFADKQVIAKGVAL; encoded by the coding sequence ATGAAGCATGAATATCTCTTGCAGAATGTACAGTTGGTGGACGTAGTCGCTGGCGAGGTAGGGGAAAAGAGCGTTTTGCATGTTCGCGACGGCGTGATTGAGGGCGTATATTCATCCGGAGAAACTTTGCCGCAAGTGGCAAAAAGTATGGACGGACAAGGCCGCTACGCGTTGCCGGGATTGATTGATTTGCATGTGCACTTGGTGTGGGACGGCAGTCCATCGCCGCTGACGACCATGCGGGACGAGGGCGTATACCAGGCGCTGGGCAGGGGCATTGCCAATGCGCAAGCGTCGTTGGCGCAGGGTGTGACGACGGTGCGGGACGTGGGGTCGGTGGATAATGTGGCGGTTGATATTATGGCTTTGGTGGACCGTGGTGTGCTGTTGGGGCCCACTGTTGTGGCGGCGGGAAGCATTATCCAGCCTACAGGCGGACATGTGCCGGAGTTGGGACATATCGCTGATTCGCCGGACGAATTAGTTAAGGCGGTGCGTACGATGAAGGCGCGCGGCGCAGCAGTGATAAAGGTAGCTTCTACCGGCGGCGCGTACGGGCCGGAGGAGATCGGTCCTTCGCTGTATTCGAAAAAAGACTTGGAAATTATTGTACGTGAAGCCCATCGTTTGGGAATGAAGGTGGCATCGCATTCCCTTGGCAAAATAGGGATTGAAAATGCTGTCTGCGCCGGTGTGGATACTATTGAGCATGGCGCGGATATCACCGATGAGGTATTGCAGCTTATGAAGCGGCAAGGAACTTTTTTAGTGCCAACGCTGGCAGTATATAAAAAATTGGCTGAAAGCAGCGGCGAAATTCCAGAAGAGTATGTTGAAAAATCACGGACCGTGACGGCATGGCATCAGGATACCTTTCGGAGAGCGATGGATTTAGGGGTGGGTATTGCTTTAGGTACTGACGCAGGTTCGCCGAATTTTGGACCTCATCCGTCTGTGTTTGTGGAAATGCAGGCGATGGAATTGTACGGTATGAAAGCGCCGGATATTTTGCGCTGCGCCACTTGTGCCGCCGCGCGAGCCTTGGGACGGGAAGCGGCAGTTGGCTCATTAGAGGCGGGAAAACAGGCGGATATTTTACTGGTGAAAGAAAATCCGCTGCAAAAGCTGGCCGCGTTGTTTGCGGACAAGCAGGTTATTGCCAAAGGAGTAGCACTGTAA
- a CDS encoding ABC transporter ATP-binding protein, giving the protein MIPVLEMEHVTKIYGAKGGATVALNDVSLRVMPGEFIAVMGPSGAGKSTLLNLAGMLDQPTSGSVFLEGLDMQRMKKEELAMLRRQKLGFILQEANLLATLTLKENMLLPLLLAKMPVEEMENRVVYLAERLGLQRVLEHFPQEVSGGERQRTAAARAVIHRPRLVLADEPTGALDSKATADLLRVLTELNEEYQTTLLLVTHDPFAASYAKRILFIKDGLIFTELRHGGDRREFFQRILDVLAMLGGDGRDLI; this is encoded by the coding sequence GTGATTCCAGTGTTGGAAATGGAGCATGTTACTAAGATTTATGGCGCTAAAGGCGGTGCAACAGTCGCGTTAAATGATGTGTCGTTGCGAGTTATGCCTGGGGAGTTTATTGCGGTGATGGGGCCTTCCGGCGCGGGTAAGTCGACGCTTTTGAACCTGGCGGGAATGCTGGACCAGCCAACGTCGGGCAGCGTGTTTTTGGAAGGCCTGGATATGCAGCGGATGAAAAAAGAGGAGCTGGCGATGCTGCGAAGGCAAAAGCTGGGCTTTATTTTGCAAGAGGCCAATTTATTGGCTACGCTGACTTTGAAGGAAAACATGCTGTTGCCGTTATTACTGGCGAAGATGCCTGTGGAGGAAATGGAAAATCGGGTGGTTTACTTGGCGGAGCGCTTGGGTTTGCAGCGGGTATTGGAGCATTTTCCGCAGGAAGTCTCCGGCGGCGAGCGGCAGCGAACGGCTGCGGCGCGGGCTGTCATTCACAGGCCGCGGCTGGTGTTGGCGGACGAGCCTACTGGCGCGCTGGACTCCAAGGCCACGGCGGATTTGCTGCGCGTGCTAACCGAACTCAATGAAGAATATCAGACAACCTTGCTTTTGGTGACGCACGATCCTTTTGCAGCCAGCTACGCTAAGCGTATTTTGTTTATTAAAGATGGTCTGATTTTTACGGAGCTGCGCCATGGCGGCGACCGACGGGAATTTTTCCAGCGCATTTTGGACGTGTTAGCCATGCTCGGAGGTGACGGACGTGACCTTATTTAA
- a CDS encoding methyl-accepting chemotaxis protein: MPQPQFSLFNRFRTSLSWKVAAVTAVLFAVTITVIISISTYYDVQETRQAILQNMTQQAQLVSQEIALETSRSLTTLETSALDEIWQSENLDVLQNRLKRLRDSQPTIDNVFLVEKNGQRLNADGQWADLSNREYIQQAFRTKKSVFSEEVLASSYSGKLSLMAITPVSVAGKERYLGTAVGIQGLQSIVTTKKYGQSGYAFAIDKKTGLVFAHPNQDFVGKLRVLDATDSFSQGKIPPELAALATAALTGETSSRFYRFEDKEIVAGYAPIPGTPYATIVRMEVAEAMAPIQAKILQNTLLGLIAIALAATTIFWLIRRQLQPISVMVQLAQQMAAGDFSQHLEETTANRDEIGSLQSAFAQMIHAVKKLLAQTAEAAEQISAASQQLNASSEEAARDAIAVANQTTQVAEDAERQLKAVEDAEYAANQISSYMLRITQQTEQMSSQTTEASKAATSGSRSVQASIQQMKDISIANEQASEAIQKLGTTAEQIGSISSIIKQLASQTNLLALNAAIEAARAGEQGRGFAVVAEEVRHLAEQSATAADEIAKNIQEVQKESRLAVSSMEQASQESLKGLDVIQETGHSFQSIVSCVDQLSLQGNEITAASQEVFAASGEMEQAVQTTKERAQATLEAAQVISAATEEQSASMQQVSASSESLAQMSILLQENVQKFKV; encoded by the coding sequence ATGCCACAACCTCAGTTTTCTCTTTTTAATCGTTTTCGCACTAGTTTAAGTTGGAAAGTCGCCGCTGTTACGGCCGTGCTTTTTGCCGTAACCATCACGGTAATTATCAGCATCAGTACCTATTATGACGTGCAAGAAACCAGACAGGCTATCTTACAAAATATGACGCAGCAAGCGCAGCTGGTATCCCAGGAAATCGCCCTGGAAACCAGTCGCTCACTGACAACTCTAGAAACTTCGGCTCTTGATGAAATTTGGCAATCCGAAAATTTGGACGTACTCCAAAACCGGCTAAAGCGTCTTCGAGACAGCCAGCCTACTATCGATAATGTATTCCTGGTCGAAAAGAATGGCCAGCGCCTTAATGCCGATGGTCAATGGGCCGACCTAAGCAATCGCGAATATATCCAGCAAGCCTTCCGCACCAAAAAAAGCGTCTTTTCTGAAGAAGTGCTGGCCTCTTCCTATTCCGGCAAGCTCTCCCTTATGGCGATCACGCCCGTATCTGTCGCAGGCAAGGAACGCTACCTCGGTACGGCTGTCGGCATCCAAGGCCTGCAATCCATCGTCACTACCAAAAAATATGGCCAAAGCGGTTATGCCTTTGCGATTGATAAGAAAACCGGCTTGGTCTTCGCGCACCCCAACCAAGACTTTGTCGGCAAACTCCGGGTATTGGACGCCACAGACTCTTTTTCACAAGGAAAAATCCCGCCAGAGTTAGCTGCTTTGGCCACAGCCGCCTTAACCGGCGAAACGAGTTCTCGCTTTTATCGCTTTGAAGATAAGGAAATTGTCGCAGGTTATGCTCCGATTCCGGGAACACCATACGCAACGATTGTGCGTATGGAAGTGGCCGAAGCGATGGCGCCGATTCAAGCCAAAATCCTGCAAAATACTTTGTTGGGCCTCATTGCCATCGCGCTTGCAGCAACTACCATCTTCTGGCTTATCCGCAGGCAGCTTCAACCAATCAGTGTGATGGTTCAGCTAGCCCAGCAAATGGCCGCCGGCGATTTTTCCCAACACCTCGAAGAAACTACTGCAAATAGGGATGAAATCGGTTCCTTGCAAAGCGCCTTTGCACAAATGATTCATGCCGTCAAAAAACTTCTTGCCCAAACGGCAGAGGCGGCGGAACAGATATCTGCCGCCAGTCAGCAGCTCAACGCAAGCTCCGAAGAAGCCGCTCGGGATGCAATCGCGGTAGCCAACCAAACCACGCAAGTAGCGGAAGATGCCGAACGGCAATTAAAAGCGGTGGAAGACGCGGAGTATGCCGCTAACCAAATCAGCAGCTACATGCTCCGCATTACCCAGCAAACCGAGCAAATGTCTTCCCAAACCACAGAAGCTAGCAAGGCCGCCACCAGCGGCAGCCGCTCTGTTCAGGCCTCCATCCAGCAAATGAAGGATATTTCTATCGCTAATGAACAAGCCAGTGAAGCCATCCAAAAACTAGGAACTACGGCTGAGCAAATTGGCAGCATCAGTTCCATCATCAAGCAGTTAGCCAGCCAAACCAATTTATTAGCCTTAAATGCCGCCATCGAGGCGGCCCGAGCCGGCGAGCAAGGACGCGGCTTTGCTGTCGTCGCCGAAGAGGTCAGGCATCTTGCGGAACAATCAGCGACTGCCGCCGATGAAATCGCCAAAAACATTCAAGAGGTACAAAAAGAAAGCCGTTTAGCCGTCTCTTCCATGGAACAAGCTTCGCAAGAATCTCTGAAAGGATTGGACGTCATTCAGGAAACCGGGCATTCTTTCCAGTCCATCGTCAGCTGTGTAGATCAGTTGTCCTTGCAGGGAAATGAAATTACCGCCGCTTCCCAAGAAGTATTTGCCGCTTCCGGTGAAATGGAACAAGCGGTTCAAACCACAAAGGAACGCGCGCAGGCAACCTTGGAGGCCGCTCAAGTCATTTCTGCCGCCACGGAGGAACAATCCGCCAGCATGCAGCAGGTCTCCGCCTCTTCTGAATCACTGGCCCAAATGTCGATACTTCTCCAAGAAAACGTGCAGAAATTCAAAGTGTAA
- a CDS encoding ATP-binding protein has protein sequence MNKLIEPAVRWMNRLKYAYKFAVIGVLIVLQSAVLMYLLVSELNKNIEFARQERLGVQYAQALGTVFVEGAEYRRLHYLYIHNDPSLQGRVLAQQNRVDVALERAEELDQGAGANLNVSWKLQTLRQDWLARKQNAASLETEAPQVAFELDGRWLRSVGDLMQQIGYASNLALDSDSDTSYLVDMVLRKMPNLLERLNAAQTLEVELFSQALSRERKNQFLQYVGLIRSDLDLVDYNVKQVLRHNEPVRSRLQPVTTALVDAAPIFAWNFEQKTIGQQGLPISRELLKATGTRAVQEAIRTQDETFQMIDELLALRIDAYISYRNAVSVFAGGILLLLGYLFCGFDMSVRKRMYQLNSLMACVAKGDLQARGRSDANDEMGELTCEINRTLDSLQTMYEEVQQSHATLERWNLELEGKIKERTAALQNLLDYAGQGFLSFGGDLQIDKEYSAECTAIFRREIAGENACALLCPEAEAQQVFVAAVLAKILAEKSAALQETYFSLLPEAISLGARYISVTYKVIEGGQQGGSRKIMLILTDRTAQKALEEQMQAERDVLAMIVQVVTHAADFFAAVNQYTLFCREGMAELLRSKKEPADVLADLFRVVHTFKGTFGQLRLRQTMGFLHEMEDRLAAIRTQEGADMEKSELEKNLAGFTPERMLSWLQEDVRVLEDKLGLDFFQRKNVLVIDNERLLELEEKMQAALPPEECGMLLTAIRRLRYKPLQELLQSFPEYTCGLAERHGKAVHSFTVNGGTMMVDPARYYDFVKSMGHVFRNAVMHGLETMEERLESGKDELGVIACSVREEEGGVCITVADDGRGMDPKVIRDLALEKGLCSLADVQRLGPEEWLRFIFADGFSAAEEVDELAGRGVGLAAVRMELEKLGGMVTVRSVLGEGTEFSFFLPYEKAEEAESLSIRDLAKPLLQAAEGLLQEQCGLAVTRIHYLDSASEGNLQLRKVSSFLNVKGGLAGKILLSADEKIVQAGIKARVRTAAEDKLENVLSQYAQQLFRQALEAWPQGPAEVNVEPLLSLLAEDASAKYSHSQTSTWVLETPVGSLSLSLIY, from the coding sequence ATGAATAAACTTATAGAGCCAGCGGTTCGCTGGATGAATCGCTTGAAATACGCCTATAAATTTGCCGTGATCGGCGTTTTAATCGTTTTGCAGTCAGCGGTTTTGATGTATTTGCTGGTATCGGAGCTGAATAAAAATATTGAATTTGCCCGGCAGGAACGTCTGGGCGTGCAATATGCGCAGGCGTTGGGGACTGTATTTGTGGAAGGCGCGGAATATCGCCGGCTGCATTATTTGTATATACATAATGATCCGTCTTTGCAGGGGCGGGTGTTGGCGCAGCAAAACCGTGTGGATGTGGCGCTGGAGCGGGCGGAGGAACTGGATCAGGGAGCTGGGGCGAACCTGAATGTATCATGGAAGCTGCAAACGCTGCGTCAGGACTGGCTGGCGCGCAAGCAGAACGCCGCTTCGCTGGAAACAGAGGCGCCGCAGGTAGCCTTTGAGTTGGATGGTCGCTGGCTGCGCAGCGTAGGGGATTTGATGCAGCAAATCGGCTATGCTTCCAATTTGGCCTTAGATTCTGATTCCGATACGTCGTATTTGGTAGATATGGTTCTGCGGAAAATGCCGAATTTGTTGGAACGTTTGAATGCGGCGCAGACCTTGGAGGTAGAACTGTTCAGCCAGGCTCTCTCAAGAGAGAGAAAAAATCAGTTTTTGCAGTATGTAGGCTTGATCCGTTCGGATTTGGATCTGGTGGACTACAATGTCAAACAGGTATTGCGGCATAACGAGCCGGTACGCAGCCGTCTGCAGCCGGTGACAACCGCGCTGGTTGATGCGGCGCCTATTTTTGCCTGGAATTTTGAGCAGAAAACCATTGGACAGCAAGGCCTCCCTATATCCCGGGAACTGCTGAAAGCTACAGGGACGCGAGCCGTTCAAGAAGCGATCCGGACGCAGGACGAGACCTTTCAAATGATTGACGAATTGCTGGCGTTGCGCATTGATGCCTACATAAGCTACCGTAACGCCGTTAGTGTTTTTGCCGGCGGCATTCTGCTCTTGTTGGGATATTTATTCTGCGGCTTTGATATGTCAGTGCGCAAACGGATGTATCAGTTGAATTCGCTGATGGCCTGCGTAGCCAAAGGAGATCTGCAGGCGCGAGGGCGCAGTGATGCAAATGACGAAATGGGCGAGCTGACTTGCGAAATCAATCGCACTTTGGATTCGCTGCAAACGATGTACGAAGAAGTGCAGCAATCTCACGCAACGTTGGAGCGGTGGAACCTGGAGCTGGAAGGAAAGATTAAAGAGCGGACGGCGGCGCTGCAAAACTTGCTGGATTACGCCGGCCAGGGCTTTTTGTCTTTTGGCGGCGACCTGCAAATCGACAAGGAATATAGCGCCGAATGCACCGCCATCTTCCGCCGGGAGATAGCGGGAGAAAACGCCTGTGCGCTTCTTTGCCCGGAGGCGGAGGCGCAGCAAGTGTTTGTAGCTGCGGTGCTCGCGAAGATCTTGGCGGAAAAAAGCGCTGCTTTGCAGGAAACGTACTTTTCCCTTTTGCCGGAAGCTATTTCTCTTGGAGCAAGGTATATCAGCGTTACATACAAGGTTATTGAAGGAGGGCAGCAAGGAGGGTCACGTAAAATCATGCTGATCCTGACCGATCGGACGGCGCAGAAGGCCCTAGAGGAACAAATGCAGGCGGAGCGCGACGTGCTGGCGATGATTGTGCAGGTGGTGACCCATGCGGCGGATTTCTTTGCCGCGGTCAATCAATATACTCTCTTTTGTCGGGAAGGTATGGCGGAGCTGCTGCGCAGCAAAAAAGAACCGGCCGACGTATTGGCGGATTTATTTCGCGTAGTTCATACCTTCAAAGGCACTTTCGGTCAATTGCGGCTGCGTCAAACCATGGGCTTCTTGCATGAGATGGAGGATCGCTTGGCGGCGATTCGGACGCAGGAAGGGGCGGATATGGAAAAAAGCGAGCTGGAAAAGAATCTGGCTGGCTTTACGCCGGAGCGGATGCTGAGCTGGCTCCAAGAAGATGTGCGGGTATTGGAAGATAAGCTGGGACTGGATTTTTTCCAACGGAAAAATGTTTTGGTTATTGACAATGAGAGGTTGCTGGAACTCGAAGAGAAGATGCAAGCGGCACTGCCGCCGGAAGAATGCGGCATGCTCTTGACCGCTATTCGTCGCCTTCGCTATAAGCCGCTGCAGGAGCTGCTGCAATCCTTTCCTGAATACACATGCGGCTTGGCCGAGCGCCATGGCAAAGCGGTCCATTCTTTTACTGTCAATGGCGGGACGATGATGGTGGATCCGGCGCGGTACTATGATTTTGTAAAGTCGATGGGGCATGTTTTTCGCAATGCCGTCATGCATGGCTTGGAAACGATGGAAGAACGCTTGGAAAGCGGCAAGGATGAGCTTGGCGTTATTGCCTGCTCTGTTCGAGAGGAAGAAGGCGGGGTTTGCATTACTGTCGCCGACGATGGCCGAGGTATGGATCCCAAAGTCATTCGGGATTTGGCGTTGGAAAAAGGGCTGTGCTCCTTGGCGGACGTGCAGCGGCTGGGGCCGGAAGAGTGGCTGCGGTTTATTTTTGCCGACGGTTTTTCCGCAGCCGAAGAGGTGGATGAACTGGCTGGACGCGGTGTCGGTTTAGCGGCGGTGCGTATGGAGCTGGAAAAGCTGGGCGGGATGGTTACTGTGCGCAGTGTTTTGGGTGAAGGCACGGAGTTTTCCTTTTTCCTGCCCTATGAAAAGGCGGAAGAAGCCGAGTCGCTTTCCATACGAGATTTGGCCAAACCGCTGCTCCAGGCGGCGGAAGGGCTGCTGCAAGAGCAATGCGGCTTAGCGGTAACGCGCATTCATTATTTGGACAGCGCGTCCGAAGGGAACCTGCAGCTGCGCAAAGTGTCCTCCTTTTTGAATGTCAAAGGCGGCCTTGCGGGCAAGATCCTGCTGAGCGCCGACGAAAAGATTGTGCAGGCTGGAATAAAAGCGAGAGTTAGGACGGCGGCGGAAGACAAGCTGGAGAATGTGCTCTCGCAGTATGCCCAACAGCTTTTTCGCCAAGCCCTAGAAGCCTGGCCGCAAGGTCCGGCCGAAGTGAATGTGGAGCCTTTGCTCAGCCTGTTGGCAGAGGACGCTTCCGCCAAGTATTCGCACTCGCAGACATCTACGTGGGTGCTGGAAACACCGGTGGGCAGTCTGTCCCTAAGCTTAATTTACTAG
- a CDS encoding ABC transporter permease codes for MTLFKLALLNVRNNLENYTVYFLSMAFNITIYYLFASLRFSQAVRMVVEREQELELFFNLSSGAVALFAVLSIWFSTSFFLRRRRGELAIYGLVGMTRHQVGKLIFFETFLAGVAALLIGIVFGVVMAKFFQLLLIWFLGFTGAVPFEISLAAIGRTIAIFGVLFMMVALYGYALLAKVTLGTMLHKRRETPSRTEPCGCKALWMPLLLLCGYGLLPWQRGHEFIWPQVILAVLFLCQGTYAAFRYFLPCLLQRLKKQDRFFHLVPFLAVNQLNVFLRGQVKLLTLVTLLGAATLTAVGLSYHIYQELLQERMAQMPFSFAYMSDDLQVDEKVRAIIDGYPQHFIKKEVDVRFLLLPLTEKDLPGWHEKAELQVVSREAFARAAAAKGLEVSLPALGPQEGIYLSYYREPEEQMPAGRNLDLGRAGTILLVKHWPWPVLNESARGPALIVSDETYAQWSRWTPSLRGKAYMVDNLRESRELTDDIYRVVPAEAQLSSFYVDFHQAVKLWGVFLFMGLFIGTIVISSSCSILSFQFLSQIQINKEFYELLRGLGVTAEEIRLILAAQLFPCVSFSWLLAIFHAFVAFFLFGSVFQVSVLSSSLLNVGIYTVVYCGYYFLTIHSCIRGLEAE; via the coding sequence GTGACCTTATTTAAGCTGGCGCTTTTAAATGTGCGCAACAATCTGGAAAACTATACGGTATATTTTCTTTCCATGGCTTTCAATATTACCATTTACTATCTTTTTGCGTCTTTGCGCTTTTCTCAGGCGGTTCGCATGGTCGTAGAACGCGAACAGGAATTAGAACTTTTTTTTAATCTTTCTTCCGGAGCGGTGGCTTTATTTGCCGTTTTGTCCATCTGGTTTTCGACCTCTTTCTTTTTGCGTCGTCGGCGGGGAGAATTGGCGATTTACGGTCTTGTAGGCATGACGCGCCATCAAGTGGGAAAGCTGATTTTTTTTGAGACTTTTTTGGCGGGAGTGGCGGCGCTCTTGATCGGTATAGTCTTTGGCGTGGTTATGGCTAAATTCTTTCAACTGTTGTTGATTTGGTTTCTTGGTTTTACAGGCGCAGTACCTTTTGAAATTAGTTTGGCTGCTATTGGGCGGACGATAGCGATTTTTGGCGTATTGTTCATGATGGTGGCTCTGTATGGTTATGCCTTGCTGGCTAAGGTGACTCTGGGAACGATGCTGCACAAACGGCGGGAGACGCCGTCGCGGACGGAACCTTGCGGCTGCAAGGCCCTATGGATGCCACTGCTGCTGCTTTGCGGCTATGGTCTTTTGCCCTGGCAGCGGGGGCATGAATTTATTTGGCCTCAAGTGATTTTGGCGGTGCTTTTTCTGTGTCAGGGAACCTATGCGGCGTTTCGCTATTTTTTGCCCTGCTTGCTGCAGCGTTTGAAGAAGCAGGACCGCTTTTTTCATCTAGTGCCGTTTTTAGCAGTGAATCAATTAAACGTATTTTTGCGCGGTCAAGTAAAACTGTTGACGCTGGTTACCCTCTTGGGCGCTGCGACCTTAACGGCTGTGGGCTTAAGTTATCATATTTACCAGGAGTTGCTGCAGGAGCGTATGGCGCAAATGCCTTTTTCTTTTGCTTATATGAGCGACGACCTTCAGGTGGATGAAAAAGTGCGCGCTATTATCGACGGTTATCCGCAGCATTTTATTAAAAAAGAAGTTGATGTGCGGTTTCTGCTGCTGCCGTTGACAGAGAAAGATCTGCCAGGGTGGCATGAAAAAGCAGAGTTGCAGGTAGTGTCGAGAGAAGCCTTCGCCCGGGCGGCGGCGGCCAAGGGCTTGGAGGTGTCATTGCCGGCGTTGGGCCCTCAAGAGGGCATCTATCTTTCGTATTATCGGGAGCCGGAGGAGCAGATGCCTGCCGGGAGGAATTTAGATTTGGGCAGAGCAGGCACGATTTTACTGGTGAAGCATTGGCCGTGGCCGGTATTGAATGAATCGGCGCGCGGACCGGCGTTAATCGTGTCGGATGAGACCTATGCCCAATGGAGCCGTTGGACGCCGTCTTTACGGGGGAAGGCGTATATGGTCGATAATCTGCGGGAAAGCCGGGAACTGACAGATGACATATACCGCGTGGTGCCGGCAGAAGCGCAGTTGAGCTCTTTTTACGTCGATTTTCACCAGGCCGTAAAGCTTTGGGGCGTTTTTCTGTTTATGGGACTTTTTATCGGCACCATTGTGATTTCTTCCAGCTGCAGCATTCTTTCCTTTCAGTTTCTCAGCCAGATACAAATAAATAAGGAGTTTTATGAGCTGCTGCGGGGGCTGGGGGTAACGGCGGAAGAGATACGTCTGATTTTGGCGGCGCAGCTCTTTCCTTGTGTGTCGTTTTCCTGGCTTTTGGCCATTTTTCATGCTTTTGTCGCTTTCTTTCTGTTCGGCAGCGTGTTTCAAGTATCAGTGCTGAGCTCCTCCCTTTTGAATGTGGGGATTTATACGGTCGTGTACTGTGGATACTATTTTCTTACCATTCATTCCTGCATCCGGGGGCTGGAAGCCGAATAA